One window from the genome of Gadus morhua chromosome 16, gadMor3.0, whole genome shotgun sequence encodes:
- the gemin7 gene encoding gem-associated protein 7 isoform X2 — MKTPVCVVRLPRGPDPHGRGFDPTSPRYLALCPSSLSTSGEADPVALRTEQRTRAMMRERFLRCLISMANKKIQFLMYEKGCTPSQRTCVLVPVLFYLSMETVINGGVTHLPPGHARV, encoded by the exons ATGAAGACCCCGGTGTGTGTGGTGCGCCTGCCCCGGGGCCCGGACCCCCACGGGCGGGGCTTCGACCCCACCTCGCCCCGCTACCTCGccctctgcccctcctccctctccacgtCCGGCGAGGCGGACCCAGTGGCGCTCCGGACGGAGCAGCGGACGCGGGCCATGATGAGGGAACGCTTCCTGCGCTGTCTCATCTCCATGGCCAACAAGAAGATCCAGTTCCTCATGTACGAGAAG ggCTGCACACCTTCACAGCGTACCTGTGTGTTGGTACCTGTCTTATTCTACCTCTCCATGGAGACGGTCATCAACGGAGGGGTGACTCATCTCCCTCCAGGCCACGCCAGGGTATGA
- the gemin7 gene encoding gem-associated protein 7 isoform X1, whose amino-acid sequence MKTPVCVVRLPRGPDPHGRGFDPTSPRYLALCPSSLSTSGEADPVALRTEQRTRAMMRERFLRCLISMANKKIQFLMYEKVKVAAVFGASDIDVLNFQVSDLQTPIGVQTEALIRCQDVISYSFDM is encoded by the coding sequence ATGAAGACCCCGGTGTGTGTGGTGCGCCTGCCCCGGGGCCCGGACCCCCACGGGCGGGGCTTCGACCCCACCTCGCCCCGCTACCTCGccctctgcccctcctccctctccacgtCCGGCGAGGCGGACCCAGTGGCGCTCCGGACGGAGCAGCGGACGCGGGCCATGATGAGGGAACGCTTCCTGCGCTGTCTCATCTCCATGGCCAACAAGAAGATCCAGTTCCTCATGTACGAGAAGGTGAAGGTGGCCGCCGTGTTCGGGGCGTCGGACATCGACGTGCTCAACTTCCAGGTTTCTGATCTGCAGACGCCCATCGGGGTCCAGACGGAGGCCCTGATCAGATGCCAGGATGTGATCTCGTACTCCTTTGATATGTGA